The following are encoded together in the Adhaeribacter arboris genome:
- a CDS encoding complex I subunit 1/NuoH family protein yields MLALLICIVVILGLVIALAYAERKVAAFIQDRLGPTEVGPYGMFQAIMDVLKLLQKEDIVPATADKNLFRIAPIIIFAAVLAGFAVVPVSPDIISSGAEVGIFFLLSIVSLDVIGLLMAGWGSNNKYAVLGAMRSVGQIVSYEIPAGLAILSAVMICQSLNLQEISFQQGILLHHFAGLENEKNYLFGLKALNVDVTAVGGITTWNIIRMPFLLVSFVIYYIASLAECNRAPFDIPEAESELVAGFHVEYSGFRFAALFLAEYTLMVLVCLVATILFLGSWNTPLPNMGPLKLATWTTGTPGTIVATSWGFFWLMSKVSILLLSQIWLRWTYPRMRVDQLMQLCWKILIPVSLGMVLLAGVWRLLMI; encoded by the coding sequence ATGCTGGCATTACTTATTTGCATTGTAGTTATTTTGGGGCTGGTAATTGCGCTGGCTTACGCGGAACGTAAAGTAGCGGCTTTTATTCAGGATCGCCTAGGTCCAACGGAAGTTGGTCCGTACGGCATGTTTCAGGCTATAATGGATGTACTCAAACTGCTGCAAAAAGAAGATATTGTACCTGCCACCGCCGATAAAAATTTATTTCGTATTGCCCCAATTATAATTTTTGCGGCCGTACTGGCCGGTTTCGCCGTGGTGCCAGTTTCGCCGGATATTATTTCTTCTGGCGCGGAGGTTGGCATTTTCTTTTTACTTTCCATCGTGTCACTGGATGTAATTGGCTTACTCATGGCCGGTTGGGGCTCGAATAACAAATACGCGGTGCTGGGTGCCATGCGGTCGGTGGGGCAAATTGTTTCGTATGAGATTCCAGCTGGGCTGGCTATTTTGAGCGCCGTTATGATTTGCCAATCGCTGAACTTGCAGGAAATAAGTTTTCAGCAAGGAATTTTACTCCATCATTTTGCCGGGCTGGAAAACGAGAAGAATTATTTATTTGGCTTAAAAGCCTTAAACGTGGATGTAACGGCGGTAGGTGGAATTACTACCTGGAACATAATCCGGATGCCGTTTTTGCTCGTCAGTTTTGTTATTTATTACATCGCCTCGCTGGCCGAGTGTAATCGGGCGCCGTTTGATATTCCGGAAGCGGAATCGGAATTAGTGGCCGGTTTTCACGTAGAATATTCTGGTTTTCGGTTTGCTGCTTTGTTTTTAGCCGAATATACCCTAATGGTGCTGGTTTGCCTGGTAGCTACTATTTTATTTTTAGGCAGTTGGAATACGCCTTTACCCAATATGGGCCCGTTAAAATTAGCCACCTGGACTACCGGAACTCCGGGTACTATCGTAGCTACTAGCTGGGGATTTTTCTGGTTAATGAGCAAAGTAAGCATTTTGTTGCTTTCCCAAATTTGGCTTCGCTGGACTTATCCCCGTATGCGCGTAGACCAGTTGATGCAACTTTGCTGGAAAATTTTAATTCCGGTAAGCTTAGGAATGGTGCTTTTAGCAGGCGTCTGGCGCTTGTTAATGATTTAA
- a CDS encoding 4Fe-4S binding protein yields the protein MKKNSISIERNKGFWTAVHSLWSGLMLSLRHIKKATKRREQMYVSDPDYFTQKEGLVTLKYPYETIPVPDNGRYRLHNEMDDCIVCDLCAKICPVNCIEIESIKATEEIGITSDGTKKRLYAPKFDIDMAKCCYCGLCTTVCPTDCLTMTKVYDFPEVDIKNMIYHFTDLTPEQAREKQELFKKQQAAKAK from the coding sequence ATGAAAAAGAATTCAATAAGTATAGAAAGAAATAAAGGTTTTTGGACAGCTGTTCATTCCTTGTGGAGTGGCCTGATGCTCTCGCTGCGGCATATAAAAAAGGCAACCAAACGCCGAGAGCAAATGTATGTTTCCGATCCGGATTATTTTACCCAAAAAGAAGGATTGGTTACTTTAAAATATCCGTACGAAACCATTCCGGTGCCCGATAATGGCCGCTACCGGCTGCACAACGAAATGGATGATTGTATTGTCTGTGACCTTTGCGCGAAAATTTGTCCGGTAAACTGCATCGAAATTGAGTCGATAAAAGCCACCGAAGAAATTGGGATAACTTCCGACGGTACCAAAAAACGGCTCTACGCGCCTAAGTTTGATATTGACATGGCCAAGTGTTGCTACTGCGGTTTGTGTACCACCGTTTGCCCAACCGATTGCTTAACCATGACGAAGGTGTACGATTTTCCGGAGGTAGATATTAAAAATATGATTTACCACTTCACCGACCTAACTCCCGAACAAGCCCGGGAAAAGCAAGAATTATTTAAAAAACAGCAAGCTGCCAAAGCAAAATAA
- a CDS encoding NADH-quinone oxidoreductase subunit J family protein: protein MALILFYVFAFLIVGSALLLVFMKNLLHAAFMLLITLLSLAAVYVLLFADFLAVTQLMVYVGGILVLILFGIMLSNRGDTIFIRSESSNGIAGGMLSFLLLGGLVYVITRTHFMQLPWLRHSETIASTGVKSTLHGIGINLMTNFALPFEVASFILLIALMGAAFISSQAK, encoded by the coding sequence ATGGCCCTTATTTTATTTTACGTATTTGCGTTTTTAATAGTGGGCTCGGCGCTGTTGCTGGTTTTTATGAAAAACCTTTTGCACGCGGCATTTATGTTGTTAATCACCTTGCTGAGTTTAGCAGCGGTGTATGTTTTACTGTTTGCCGATTTTTTAGCGGTTACGCAATTGATGGTTTACGTGGGTGGTATTTTGGTACTCATTCTATTTGGTATAATGCTGAGTAACCGGGGTGATACTATTTTTATTCGGTCGGAGTCGAGTAATGGTATTGCCGGAGGGATGCTTTCTTTTTTGTTATTGGGTGGTTTGGTTTATGTTATTACCCGGACGCATTTTATGCAATTGCCCTGGCTCCGCCATTCTGAAACAATAGCATCTACGGGGGTAAAATCTACCTTGCATGGTATTGGTATCAACTTAATGACTAACTTTGCACTCCCTTTTGAAGTAGCATCTTTTATTTTGCTGATTGCTTTAATGGGAGCCGCTTTTATCAGTTCGCAAGCTAAATGA